GGGTGGAGTGCTGCCTCAATGGGATATAAGGCAGAATCGGCAGCTATAAATAATATCACCTCCGAGCTGCGAGGCAAATGCGCTACCGAAATTACATTCCTAAACGCCGAGGAGCTCCTTGCCGAGCTGGAAGCCGATCAGAAGGCATTTGAGGAAACCTCCCACCAGAACGTAAAGAGTGCCCCAACCAACGAGCTTACAATATGGGATGTACGCCCCTCATTAACAAACTCATTAAAATCGCTTTTCACGTTTATCTCACTGCTCAACTCATCCGCACCTACTCGTGATCTTACGGATCTTGAAACGGTGCTTAGCGAGCTAATTGTCCGTTCGCTGGCTACGGTGAAAGCTGCTGATACCCGCTCTGAGAGTCCGAAGAAGAGCTCCGCATCCCATGAGGTAGCTAGTGAGCAGGAAACGGTTAATTAAGAATAATCCTGTTCGTATTTGGTTTGAGCGAAGCCCTAAAGCTTCGCTTTTTGCTGTTTATAAGTTAGAGTCTTGCTGTAGTTCTTGTTGTCGAAACCATCAAAAGTTTTTTCACGCAAAAGAATCTATGAGTTTCTATGGGGAAAAAATTGCAAGGTAGGCGGGCGCACTATAGATGTTTACATTAGTAAAATCCGACAGGAAATAGGGTTGGGATATATAAAAACGACTAAGGGGATTGGATACCAGCTCGAATAGTTACTCGCTTTAATCCTTCTCTTTTTATTAACCTGATTTTAATATTCAGCTAATATTGATAGTCTTCCTTTGCATCATTAATTAACTCAAATAACATGTTGCAAAAAGGACTTATTACCGTACAGCGTTTTCTA
This genomic interval from Bacteroidales bacterium contains the following:
- a CDS encoding winged helix-turn-helix domain-containing protein, translated to MSKPSKVFSRKRIYEFLWGKNCKVGGRTIDVYISKIRQEIGLGYIKTTKGIGYQLE